gacgtgatatcgacggagaacaagtgagcgatatcttagctaaacaaccaaggtatgtgaggctagcccttctttctaatggcatgaatcttttagcttgaatccctatccctttcatgaattcttacattctaagaagttaaaagcttatgcctatgaatgtttatatgagataagttatacgatatgatgacactagaatgatgatgatgttattccttgcctacactcaccttatgtactagtcctttcaaggtgaggcagaacgtccatgatggttccataatgtaatcgggggatcacgaccttacgtcaccccgatagagtaaagttgatcatgagtcatatatacgcattatgataagataagtattttatgataagcatattactatgagtatttacattaagcatgtcatgattgcattcacaccgggcctagttggccgggcagacaccgctttggcgggcggcgatacggatacaccacgacctacaggcgtgggcagacaccactagtgggcagcatgagatggtaccccggacgcgggaggcctggacgcgggctaatattattgattatcacaccgttccgacatggacgggcaacttgcatatgatgcatacatgttatgatgatgagtatgagtaagataacatgcattactttatttatgattatcagtcagatccagatgtctcatgttgatgttatcctcatattattgatgtttcctttcattatgtatgcctctcatactcggtacaatattcgtactgacgtcctttcttcggacgctgtgttcatgcccacaagtagacagggaggagagcttggcccaggtcctcagtagctgtcagctgatagatagcactccattgttcggaggtgcttatggccattcttttgatgtacattcatatatgcatattttggggcatgacggagtcttgttccgtttatgtattcattatgtcagtaaaggctcgtagatacgcagtgtgggttagatggtctcacaagatgctttcatatgtatgtatattattttgatggccaagaggcaaatgtatataaagtatttatgttttaattaaatatgattttcctacaattggtatgtaaaattgataaaagagtatcaaatgagcatgacaagcagtagagtaagcggtgctcggtaattgctccgggtacccgtcgcggcccctagctgggtcgtgacagtatgaaGCTATGAAGCATCAAGTTGACCTGCTAACAAGAACACTTAATTCCTCGGAGGCCAAGATGTTGGGTATGCAAGCCTAGATTAATAGCTTACTTAATTCGCAGCTGTTTCCGATTCCCCCGTGTCCTGGGGATGCTCGTAGGTCGCAGCCTCCTAGCCAACCCCGACCTTCCCAAGGTAGACAACGTTGGTCACAAGCTGACATAAATCATGCTCTTGTCGATGATTCTAGTGGGGAGGATACAGATCATGTCTCTAACACCGAACATTGACCTTTTTGATTAATGTGCTTTTGGATTCTAATTCTGCTATGTTTAAATGGATATGTATATTATGTTTAAGGGTTTTAATGTAGTTTTAATTTGAACTAGAAgtacttttaattttaaaatgtttaagtgtttgaacgtagtttatgatgtttaagtgtttgaatggacaatgtttaagtgttcaagtgtttgaacattgtttatggttgttgtgttgaattgttgatgaattggatgattgttttggttgatgaatttggttatttgaaAATTGGCAGGTGGTCGAAAATCAGCCCAGatatttcacaatttcgaccacatgtggtcgaaatttagcaatatgGTTTCCAGATTTCGACCACATGTAGTCGAAAATCTGGGCCCAatttacaatttcgaccacatgtggtcgtaattgtgaaaataattttttttatatttaaatataaataatgttttcgaccacacgtagtcgaaaaagttaaatatataatttaatataaaaataatttttcgaccacatgtggtcgaaaataatTTTCCCTTAAATTTGGTAGAATGTGATtgcgaccacgtgtggtcgaaaaaaAATTTCGACCTACCGATTAGCGACCTACGCGTGTGGTCAAAAAATTGGTCGAAATAAAGGCCTTTTCGacctcgtgtggtcgaaatttttggtCAAAAATCCcgatttttttagtagtgttgaTTACAAAAATAAGGAAACATAATCTTCACATAGAATCTAGCACAATAATGTTCAATTGGTTTTTTCTCTTTCCACATAAATATGGCATTACTAATACAATGTTTGGTTCATGTTTTCTTTTCTGCATAACTAATATATGTATCAATTATGagagaatctatgtattatttggtagaagatggaataattaatgcatgaataactgaaCCATGCATAATTAATCCCTGCATAACTAATTCCCGCTTTATTAATACCTAggcctgcataaaataatacataaattgacTCATAACATGTTCTAGTTGTATATTCAGGATAATTAGCTGGTAAACAAACACCTTACTTGATGTGATTAATTTTATACATAGCAACTAAAATGCAACCAAACATGGTACTAGTTATGCtcattttaatacatgaataattcacTTCCTAATAACCAACAACCAAATAACCCCTTAACGATATTAGTTATGATGAATAATTCAGTTACAGACATCAGTAAATGAAGGGAAAAAGCTTAAATATGCCATCAAACTTGTtacaccccgcattttcagagcatgagcatgacacgtacatcaccgtagtaatggagtatcggagacgtcccatgatattttggaaggtacaagccatgggaagtatgtaacaatgaagtaaaggatgaattacgacctcgtaagtcgtaatcgggaaagactattttgaaacacaagaacatgaccattatcaagtataataaatgataaatatcatgtatggagagtttcgaaagatttcgagatcaagcaaattgaataaAATAAGTTTAacgaaaaatttgagaaatgttgggcagatttttagtcaactttggaggggcatatctcctagcatattaggagttttaaggtgtttcaaaagcctaaaattaaattcgtcaagtctagtttttAATGCgacaaactgctcgtcgataggacatcggagtagagaattatagtcatttcaaactgagctgtcaacgcagaaacagggcgctacagtaccgctacagtactgccgacccAACTTGATATAAAAGGGgctaaaaccccatttttcatcatcaaaaaatGCTCCAATGTTCCAGAATTTTCAGCCATCAAAAgggctcttaatctcacataaaagtgaagattctgagcaaaatttcaagctacggaatatcaatcgaggtccgggcaacgcgtagacgcgattataatttcgtttggtgttggagttagcttgtcgtttggtgttggagttagcttggggacaagaaaatgatgaagattttgctaccttcataaaaataaggtatgaatcattaaatcTCTCTCTCTATGaactttgattaaggaatatttacaagaataaagttatagttgttgtgttgatgttgttgaattatggattgaggtttgaagagaattttgggtgaagatacatatatttattttgtagaatgttgagggtgttgttattgatgttgttggcgttaatttcagcttctttacggaaaataaagttattaaatagtcgtatcacaagttggttagttgagaaatttagaaaacatcgtgtgggatgttttaggagatatattggcatggataatggtattgatgatgttggtattgttgttgttgattggttgttgattatatgatttcgggctaggcatataaacaggggagatgctgcccgaatttcgacagaatctaaaaggattttaattaaagttttgagacgagcatgatgacgagcctaacaatggtatgaatggttatatatgtagaCTACGAGGCGacgaataatcttaagtgaattgcaagacaggaagttagttggaagtcgagaaattatcttccaggtatgttaaggctagtccccttctttctaaaggcatgatcctttcgctataaacctttgtgtcgtactcataatatcattggttcGGCAAATGgtagaagtccacgaatttcgtgatccttataatattattgagcttctaaaggcatgattccgatgctatggcttcataaatgtttccatatcttcctcgttttcaaaagttaaatgtttacgactccaaggcataattcctttcctaataattcatagctgttttcccaaaatgccgtatttttcaaaccagagatttatgattctggagctcttatgataacagcgatgaacatgtttttacgatgataatgatgatgtcaaagatgaggatattttctatgatgattatgatgatgatggttttatggctaaaagtctcaagttatgagatcaatgcttttatgagatgattttcattcatagagatttccatgtacatgagcttgatattattatgaggtgattgagcttattttgcaaatttcttaatttccttcattgttggtattCTCACCgtatgacccttgttccttcaaaGTGGGATAagcgatgatgattgatccataatacaatcggaggctaccgaccttatgtcactccgatatagttgtggcttttgattgggctcttatgcatgctttatatatatgtatgtattttcacacaccgcaccgcgctatagtcggccgggcattgcacgtagatgtgcacaccactgcagtgggcatgttatgatattgccccggacgcgggaggcctggacgcaggctaatgatgataacaccgagccttaatggccgggcatgatactatatatatgacactgagccttaatggccgggcatggtactatgtatatgtataaaatgttttttttcaaaggctaagcatgcatgacatccgccttacgaggcattcagatgtacaagttatctctcttattccttgttacttttcatatctatgttatgttatgttgttactcataccttacatactcagtacattattcgtactgacgccccttcttgtgggcgctgcgtttcatgccacgcaggtgtatacagatgagtagaagatattgctagaagatgttccagctggattggcgagctccatttctttccggagtgttgccgagtcagagtatctatgttatggtgtattgatttatgttagagactttgcagacagagtcatgtatacagtatgccagtcttgtaagcggctatttaagtcgatgtatcattatgtattactttacagattcatatgattacagatctTATTTGACTCGAGAAAGACGAAAATAATGTTTTCGAAAAGcttccattatgcatttcattacatgacttaagagtcctatgagatttatgagtataacgagaaccagcgttcgctcggctctaagtaagggtcgggtgctcatcatgccctatcaggattggggtgtgacaaaactATCAGAAAAGGCTCATTCATGTCACTCGTTAATAGTTGGGCAAAAAATGTCACCTTTGTTACCATTTTGGGTTATATATGACATTACTCACTAACAAAACTCTATTACTATCAGATTTTGCCACATGGCATTATCTAAACCATTCATTTTACGAGTGGCATATATGAGCCATTTCGTTAAGTTTAGTGACATATTTGAGCATTTTGCCAATTCCTATATAAATCTCCATCTTTTCTAATTTTTTGTAACAAGCTTATAAGGACAAGTTTATCCCTTAtactaataacattattatttacaCGGAAAAAAATTATACTCCCTTATTTAATTGGATTATGAATCTAATCTTATTCTACATCATTCACAATTTTCACATACTTTATGGCTCTTTAAAAAGATTTCAAAAAACATAAAAtttgtttaagaaaaaaaaaacaggtaaAAGAGAGTAACTAAGGATGTGTAGATGGGTATTAAAAATTACACATGAGTGTGACATATTTGACCCTTCTCCCAACAACTAATTTCATTCATAAATGTCCAGTAAATGGAAGAATGAAAACAAACATGCATAAATGTTTCAAGAATAGAGCCTTTAGCAGGTGCAAAGTATCCTAATAATTCATGTAAAAAAGGACTACAATAACCTTGGAGCTTTTGACGGTACAAAGTTCTAAACTAAACAAGGTGTGACTCAAATTCAATTCATTTATTTAACATGTTCCACTGATCCACATTGACATTGCATAGCAACAAAGTTGCTAAGAGAGAATTTTTTCCCCAAAAACACCTTTGCCTTTCACATGCTATGATCGATATACATGCTTCTTAAATTATACTACAAGTAGTACTTCATTTACTGGGCACATCATATGGTTTGCTGTCCATATTTTTGTACTTGTATAAGGAGGAAACCACAAGGAAATAAATGAAGTTTACAGATCCCAGGGTACAACAGACCCAGAAGACATTGTCCATTCTTCCATCATTGATATTGTCAGGCAACCATCCTGATTGCCTTTGAACAAGATTGATCAACACGTTCCCCAGATAGAACGCAATACCAATAAACAACGAAACCATCGCAGTTGAGGTGTTCTTCAAGGATGTTGGAAATTCTTGGTAATAAAACGCGATGTGTCCTGGAAAATGAAATCCTTCTCCGATTCCATTTATAGCTAGCTGTGGCAGTAGCCAGAAAACGGACATTGGGGCGATGGCATCCTTTTGGCCTTGGAGTTGGTGTGATCTAACGACCCCCAGTCGCCTAGACTCCACCAGGGCAGAACAAGCCATGCACGCTATAGTTAGTGCATGGCCTATTCCAATGCGCTGAAGAGTGGTAAGAGAAAATCGTGTGTACTTAGCTAGAAAAGGGTTTAGTAGTCTGTCAATGATGGATATGGCTATACAAGTAAATAAAAGTATGAAGACTAACATAGAACCTGCTGGGATCTCGAAATGAGGTCCCATATGGCGATCCATTTTGAGAGCCTGAAGTGTTAACAAGCTCAATTGCATGACCAATTGAGTGGATATTAGCAAACCACTAGCCCATAGAGGGAAAAGCTTGATCAAACTTTTAAAATCTTCTACTTGCTGCACTGTGCATAATCTCCAGGGGTTATTAATTGAGCCGTCTGGTTTGGTGTCTCCCTCAGTAATAAAAGCTGCACTATTCATGAACCTGTACAAGTGGACTTATATATCAGCTAATCAATAGTGACAGAGAGCATATATAAGCAGAAAAACAATGGGAAAGAAGACGTTTACTTGAAGAATTTGAAAAACAATGGGAAAGAAGACGTTTACTTGAAGAATTTGAAAAACAATGGGAAAGAAGACGTTTACTTGAAGAATTTGGTAGGAATTGGAGAAGTTGTTAGTGTGGTTTTGTCACTTGCATCATGGTAGTAGTGTTGAGTTTGTTCTGAAAGAGGGACTCTCCATTTCTGAATGGCGGCGACTATGACACGTGCTAAGTTGACGAAAGGGCTGCCTCCTTGTTCCTTAACATGGCGATAGAAGCGCTTGCCAGCAAGGAAAATTGCCAAGCCAAGTACGTTACAAGCCAAAGATATACCATAGCCCCATGCCCAACTGACGTTGTCCTCCACATAGACGATGAACGCGGTGCTTAAAGCCCAGCACAAGTAAAAGATGAATATGTACCAATCAAAGAACATTGCCTGATGTTTTGGCTTATCAAATTGATAAGCTCCCATGGGTGCAATCGTAAAACGAGTACCTCCAACCCCTATAGATGCCAGTGCCAAAGCCACGTACAAAAATACATATTGGTTTGTTGAGGGGCTTGTGCAAAAATTGGATCCATCACCACATGCTAGAGGTCTTAATGCATTAATTACTGCTGTCAATGATAAAAGCAATATGCCCTGCAAATGCAAAACAAGTAATCATATTGTGGTTCTTGGATCCTTGTTCTATTTTCAAAAAAAGAGAATGAAACTAACAAGGGGTTAATTTCACGATGATCGCTAAAGTTAGGCTTTGTAAAACTCAagttacaaaattattttttgtagTAGTAGAGTTACTTTACTAACTAGTTGTAACATGAAAGTCACAAAACTCGCTAGTTTACAAATAGTTAGTTTAGTGACTTTACTGGTACAAAAAGTAAATTTAGTGACCATCGGTGAACTTAGTCCAACTAACAAGGGAGTTGGTTTCTATACCAGAGCAGAGATAAGTGAAGAAATCCAAATGACAGAAAAACAGCCAAGATAAGAGTCAGCAATGATCCCACCAACAATGGGGAAAATGGTTGTCAAGCCATTGACCAAATTGAAAACTTTAGCAGCTGCAATGCTCTTCATGTTGTACTCATTTATCAGAAAAACAATCAGGTTGCTCATCCATCCTCCAGCCGCAAGCGATAAGCCCGCCATGGTTGCTGATTTAGGAATCAAAATATTCAAAATTGTTAAATTTCACATATCTTAACATTTGTCACGTTGACTCAACTCTTAACATGGGGATTGACAgcagaggcgaatccaggatttgaagtttatgagttccTACAATGGCCTTACGTTGATATACAATGAGTTTGCAGTCAAATATTATAGATCTACGGTTGATTTCTTAATACAAATATAGAGTTTGAGCAAAAGCTACTGAACCCACATGTTGCATTATGAATCTATCCCCGAGTAGAGGTGGATTTAGAGCAGCTCCAATAAGTTCACTAAATTAGAGGTGGAATTAGATCAACTTTGACAAGTTCAACTGAACTCACTGCTTTCTACTCGAATCAGTTACAAATCTAGGATTTTTAGAGCATGGGTGCATTACTaaagaaaggagagaaaaaatGCATTAAGTGAGAAATGATCCTTGTTCTTCTAGGTAAGTAACACAACTCTCAACTAGTGCGCTATTAAGCCTTTTTGTTGCATGGGTTCCAGCTTAAGCCAATTCTagaaaatatgtatataaaatgcaTAGTTTTGCGAAAAGACCATGGATTCACGTGCACCATAAATTGCATAGTAAATTCCCCGTTGACTCAAAAGACAGGCTCTAAATCCTGAGTTCGACTGGACGACGGAGAAACATACCTATAGTAAAGGGGAATGTTATCCAGCCACCATTTTTTCGACCAGAAGAGGACTGCATTTCTACTTCATCAACATGACTTGCTGAATTTTCCATTGCTGTGTTAGCTGCAAGTCAACTTGAAAGAAGAAGCAGATTTTTGTTTCTACTTGCTACATGGGTTCTTATATACTACTTATTTAAATAGAAGGCACCTTTTACCTAGACTTGCACGCCATAGTTTCACCAACATTTTTTGAGCATATATTATTTGGAGAACGTCGTATTAAGATATTCCTTATCATCCAATGATTCAGTTTCTGGATCTAACAAATTAATTTCACAGAATTCATAAGCTATACTATGATAGTAGAAGATTATTTAAGAACGAGTTGTAGTTATTAAAACGAAGTCCAAATAAATAAAATGTTAGGCGTACCTAAAGTCAGAATAAATAAAGGAGGTGAATGCGAAAAATACTATAGAATATAAACGTATGTCTGTTCTCAATAATATTTGGAGGACTTAGCATTAAACTATACAAATATGAACAGAAAGTTATCTCCTAAATACAGTTTACTAATTTCTTCCTAGTTAATGATTGGACAATGATGAGACAATATCAAGTTGGCTATTTTCTAGTAACTCATTCTTTTCTTGAAGAGAGTAAACAGTTATCCAAATTAATTCATGTGTGTTTGGTGAAAAAATATCTGTTGAATTTGAAGAATATTTATTACAAAATAAGTCATTTTCTATATTTGGtcgttttatttttttattttttattttcaaagaGAAGCTGTTTCACAATATGGGGCGAAAATCATTACTTCCCAGTTCCCGCACtttttggaaatttttctttaCATTAGTATCTAACTTCATGTTATTATTCCAACCGAGACTTGGAAATTTCATCAAAACATTATTCAATTTGCTAAAATTATTACCAATCTTAATCaatgattttcttaaaaaaaaaaaaatcatttctctCCGACTAAacatcaaaaaatatttttgagggaaatatttttgtgaatgGTACCTTTGTGTTAAGAACAACGAGTCCATTGAAGAGGTCAACTTATGATACAATGAAGCTAAGTAAGATCCGGACCCAATTTTTTCTAATCATTCGAGAAAACGATTCATTCTCTTCATAAAAAATAGGAGGTAGAACCAATAAAGATTTATTTTTCGATTCATCCCTAGCCTCATTCAAGAATTGTTTTTTATCCAATCCGCAGGAATCAATAGACACTACTAAAAATACAGGTTTTACCGACCTCAAAAAATGGCTATTTCCGACCTCAAAACCGACCTCAAAATTAGGTCGGAAAAGAGTGGGTTGGTAAtataaccgacctcatgaggtcgcaaaaaaccgacctcacgAGATCGGTAAATTTTTTTACGTCGGATATTAATTATATAAAGtaccgacctcattaggtcggtaaattatattaataatataatgatatgagtttaacgacctcatgaggtcggtaatttatatgattatgtaatatATTGTTTTAGATTTTCGTCATCGTGAGATCGGAATTTTAcaatttttgcaaaatatttacagaaacccgacctcatgaggtcggtaatttctAATTTTTGGGAAAGTTTtacagaaaaccgacctcatgaggtcggtaatttgcaatttgtAGAGAATTTCACAGAAAACCGacatcatgaggtcggtaatttacaatttctgggaaaattttccATAAAACctacctcatgaggtcggtaattttgaattttttgattttttttttcagaaaccgacctcatgaggtcggtattctggAAAAAAATTGGTAGAATCTAACTACTATTCCAGCTGCCCCCTGTCAAGATGAAAACAATTTTATATTCAACTAAAACCAACTCAAATAGCAGTCAACAATTCACCAAACTACTACAAATACATAAAACATTAAGCTACTTTAACAAACACATATACTACAACCACCAATACAtcaaattcaattcgaaactacttcaaagttgaatcaaAACGTCATTCAAATATTCAAAAGagacattaaactacttcaacctttgcaaacatccacaaaacattaaactaatctacactaagttagtctacaacaCTAGACTACTTCACGCGGCTGCCATTCTTGTAAATCTTAAATGTTGGTACTGTTCTAACATACTCTGCTGTAGCGATCGCTGGGCTCTCTTCCACATCCACCTTCAGTAGAAAACAAAAGGCAAATGTAAATTAACGAGTTTACTTCATTCCCCTGCTTGTGCAGGTAAAATCattgaaaatgacaaaaatggtcctttATATTTgggagtaggttcaaaatagtccctaaaGTATGGTCTGATTGGTCCTTTAAATTTGCCAAAAGTTAAACTTTTTTGGTCTCCGTCAAATATTTAACGAACTCTGTCCGTTAGATTTGACGAAACTGTGGAAAAAAAAGATTTAATGCAAAAAACTAGGAAAGTCCCATCAAATCCTCGAAACTGTAAAAAACTGTACTGGACACCAAAAAGTAGACCAAAAAAAGCAGAAATTGCACAAAAAAACTGCACCAAACTCTAGAAAGAGACCAAAAATAGCTAAAACTCTAAAAACTGTACCTCCAGATGTAAGTTCCCggtaaatctttttttttatttttttattccaTAGTGCCCATCAAATCTAAGTTTGATAAATATTTAATGGAGAccaaaagtgttaacttttggccctcttaaaggaccaaaactgtacAAAGCATACTTTAGGTACCATTTTTGTTATTGCCTATGATTGTTTACCTTGAGAAAACTTATTCAAGGAAATTTGGTGCATAAGGTGGCCAAGA
The sequence above is a segment of the Lycium barbarum isolate Lr01 chromosome 6, ASM1917538v2, whole genome shotgun sequence genome. Coding sequences within it:
- the LOC132599561 gene encoding protein NRT1/ PTR FAMILY 2.7-like; the protein is MENSASHVDEVEMQSSSGRKNGGWITFPFTIATMAGLSLAAGGWMSNLIVFLINEYNMKSIAAAKVFNLVNGLTTIFPIVGGIIADSYLGCFSVIWISSLISALGILLLSLTAVINALRPLACGDGSNFCTSPSTNQYVFLYVALALASIGVGGTRFTIAPMGAYQFDKPKHQAMFFDWYIFIFYLCWALSTAFIVYVEDNVSWAWGYGISLACNVLGLAIFLAGKRFYRHVKEQGGSPFVNLARVIVAAIQKWRVPLSEQTQHYYHDASDKTTLTTSPIPTKFFKFMNSAAFITEGDTKPDGSINNPWRLCTVQQVEDFKSLIKLFPLWASGLLISTQLVMQLSLLTLQALKMDRHMGPHFEIPAGSMLVFILLFTCIAISIIDRLLNPFLAKYTRFSLTTLQRIGIGHALTIACMACSALVESRRLGVVRSHQLQGQKDAIAPMSVFWLLPQLAINGIGEGFHFPGHIAFYYQEFPTSLKNTSTAMVSLFIGIAFYLGNVLINLVQRQSGWLPDNINDGRMDNVFWVCCTLGSVNFIYFLVVSSLYKYKNMDSKPYDVPSK